One Pontibacter deserti genomic region harbors:
- the mrdA gene encoding penicillin-binding protein 2, protein MNYLENRKYIIQAIFVVVGIVFALRLFYIQVVDSSYKQAAETNAIKTVIQYPFRGLIYDRNGKLLVENTPVYDLMVVPKEAKQLDTLRLSKLLNLPLEDVRERLKKARAYSPVKPSIFYQKLTTQDIAHIQDNLIDYPGFYINARTARGYSHSSLSHALGYIAEISPNQLEDTSNYKGYRPGDYIGKSGIELEYEKYLMGQRGVKHIMVNVRGIEKGPFKDGAYDTLSVAGKNLYSTIDLELQKYGEYLMNGAKGSVVAIEPSTGEVLAYISAPFYDPNLFTGKDYGKNYMQLLTDPNKTMFNRPIMASSNPPGSIFKLAQALIALQEGVITPNTGYPCNQALVTCSHAHQAPTDLSIAIKTSCNPYFYQVFRATINQGKSPNTFKDTALGLADWREQITSFGFGTKLGIDLPNEKQGIIASTKMYDKIYGENRWKFSTIYSLSIGQGELGVTPLQMANFMAIIANRGYYITPHLVRAVGENGKPLNDYQKKHYASVDAIHYPPVVQGMADVVKSGTGRNASLEHLGIEVCGKTGTAENPQGKDHAVFVAFAPKENPKIAIAVYVENAGFGAQSAAPIAGLMMEKYLTDSVSTKNKWKEKWVLSREYLNID, encoded by the coding sequence ATGAATTACTTAGAAAACAGAAAGTACATTATTCAGGCCATTTTTGTAGTGGTCGGCATTGTGTTTGCCCTTCGCCTGTTTTACATACAGGTAGTAGACAGCAGCTATAAGCAAGCCGCTGAAACCAATGCTATTAAAACAGTTATCCAATACCCGTTCCGTGGCCTTATTTATGACCGTAACGGGAAACTGTTGGTGGAGAATACTCCTGTTTACGACCTGATGGTAGTACCTAAGGAAGCAAAACAGCTGGATACCCTACGCTTATCAAAACTGTTAAATCTTCCTTTAGAGGATGTGCGCGAACGCCTGAAAAAAGCAAGAGCTTATTCACCAGTTAAGCCATCCATCTTTTATCAAAAGCTTACCACTCAGGATATTGCTCACATACAGGATAACCTGATCGACTACCCTGGCTTTTATATAAACGCCCGTACAGCACGCGGTTACTCGCACAGCAGTTTGTCGCATGCACTAGGGTATATTGCCGAAATCAGCCCGAACCAATTAGAAGACACCAGCAACTATAAAGGCTACCGCCCCGGCGACTATATTGGCAAAAGCGGTATAGAGCTGGAGTATGAAAAGTACCTGATGGGTCAGCGCGGTGTCAAACACATCATGGTAAACGTGCGAGGCATCGAGAAAGGACCTTTTAAAGACGGGGCCTATGATACACTTTCGGTAGCTGGCAAGAACCTGTATAGCACTATAGACCTGGAGCTGCAGAAGTATGGCGAGTACCTGATGAATGGCGCTAAAGGTAGTGTGGTAGCAATAGAACCATCTACTGGTGAAGTTTTGGCTTATATCTCTGCCCCATTCTATGATCCGAATCTGTTTACCGGTAAGGACTACGGAAAGAATTACATGCAGCTGCTTACCGACCCGAACAAAACAATGTTCAACCGCCCGATCATGGCAAGCAGTAACCCACCCGGCTCTATTTTTAAGCTGGCGCAGGCACTTATTGCTTTACAGGAAGGCGTCATCACACCAAATACAGGCTACCCGTGTAACCAGGCATTGGTAACATGCTCACACGCACACCAGGCCCCTACTGATCTTTCGATTGCCATTAAAACATCTTGTAACCCATACTTTTACCAGGTGTTTCGGGCAACAATAAACCAGGGTAAATCCCCAAATACATTTAAAGATACAGCACTTGGCCTAGCTGACTGGCGTGAACAAATTACAAGCTTTGGTTTCGGAACGAAACTGGGAATAGACCTGCCAAACGAGAAACAAGGTATTATCGCTTCTACAAAGATGTACGATAAGATCTATGGGGAGAACCGCTGGAAATTCTCTACCATTTACTCGCTAAGTATAGGCCAGGGGGAATTAGGTGTAACGCCCCTGCAGATGGCTAACTTTATGGCTATTATAGCTAACCGGGGCTATTACATTACGCCACACCTGGTACGTGCAGTTGGCGAAAATGGTAAGCCGCTAAACGATTACCAGAAAAAGCATTATGCGTCAGTAGATGCCATTCATTACCCGCCAGTAGTGCAGGGTATGGCCGATGTTGTGAAATCTGGTACAGGGCGTAATGCTTCGCTGGAGCACTTAGGCATTGAAGTATGTGGCAAGACAGGAACAGCAGAGAACCCACAGGGTAAAGATCACGCTGTATTTGTAGCTTTTGCACCAAAAGAGAACCCAAAGATCGCAATCGCGGTTTATGTGGAGAACGCGGGTTTCGGAGCACAGTCGGCGGCGCCAATTGCCGGCCTGATGATGGAAAAATACCTGACCGATTCTGTTTCTACTAAAAATAAGTGGAAAGAGAAATGGGTACTTAGCCGCGAATACCTGAATATTGATTAA
- the mreC gene encoding rod shape-determining protein MreC, with protein sequence MRNLFAFIYRFRAFLVFVLLEALCIYLIVQYNTYQGAAFFNSANRYVGRVLEFQSGVTDYFSLATVNNTLARENALLRQEVMKYKQVSITASTSKLDTTLVVPADTTIVDSLRTGPQTFILHAGKVINNSVRRTNNYLTLSIGTKDGVQPGMGVIASNGVVGRVKTVSDNYSTVTSLLHSQMLISAKVKRNETFGTIKWQGGDYRMAILDYIPLHVKLAKGDTVVTSGYNTVFPEGIMVGTVSSVTREADKSFFTVKVKLAVDFVQLSYVYVVENTQKAERDTLEHNAGILPNE encoded by the coding sequence ATGCGGAATCTTTTTGCGTTTATTTATCGGTTCCGTGCGTTCCTGGTGTTCGTGCTGCTGGAAGCGTTGTGCATTTACCTGATCGTGCAGTACAACACGTATCAGGGCGCAGCTTTCTTTAACTCAGCCAACAGGTATGTGGGGCGCGTGCTGGAGTTCCAGAGTGGTGTTACAGACTACTTCAGCCTGGCAACAGTGAACAACACGCTGGCCCGCGAGAATGCCTTGCTCCGCCAGGAAGTAATGAAGTATAAGCAGGTAAGTATAACTGCCAGCACCAGCAAACTGGATACAACTTTGGTTGTGCCTGCAGATACAACTATAGTTGATTCGCTTAGAACGGGCCCACAGACATTTATACTTCATGCGGGTAAGGTTATCAACAATTCAGTACGTCGCACCAATAATTACCTGACACTCTCTATCGGTACAAAAGATGGAGTACAGCCAGGCATGGGGGTTATTGCATCTAATGGCGTAGTTGGGCGTGTTAAAACCGTATCTGACAATTATTCTACGGTTACTTCACTGCTGCACTCGCAAATGCTGATATCGGCTAAAGTAAAGCGCAACGAAACTTTCGGAACTATAAAATGGCAGGGCGGAGACTATCGCATGGCTATACTTGACTATATTCCGCTGCACGTTAAGTTAGCCAAAGGCGATACAGTTGTAACCAGTGGCTACAACACTGTTTTCCCGGAAGGTATAATGGTGGGCACTGTTAGCTCGGTTACCAGAGAAGCAGATAAAAGCTTTTTTACAGTAAAGGTTAAATTAGCGGTAGATTTTGTGCAGCTCTCTTATGTGTATGTAGTTGAAAATACACAGAAAGCAGAACGCGATACTTTAGAACATAACGCAGGCATACTCCCAAATGAATAG
- a CDS encoding rod shape-determining protein translates to MGLFNFFSSDIAIDLGTANTLIIHNDKIVVDEPSIIAVDRTTGKVLAIGRQAMQMHEKTHENIKTIRPLKDGVIADFHAAEEMIRGMIKMIDTGRRLFQPSHRMVICIPSGITEVEKRAVRDSAQHAGAKEVWMIQEPMAAAIGIGIDVEQPIGSMIVDIGGGTTEIAVVALSGIVCDQSIRVAGDVFTKDILDYMRRQHNLLIGERSAEKIKIEVGAALTEIENPPADYEIRGRDLMTGIPKVIKVTYQEIAIALDKSVSKIEEAVLKALEIAPPELSADIYDNGIHLTGGGALLRGFDKRLAAKTKLPIHIAEDPLRAVVRGTGAAIKNIEGFKNVLLT, encoded by the coding sequence ATGGGACTTTTTAATTTTTTCTCCAGCGATATAGCCATTGACCTTGGTACCGCAAATACCCTGATCATACACAACGATAAGATCGTAGTTGACGAACCGTCGATCATTGCCGTGGACAGAACAACGGGCAAAGTACTTGCCATTGGTCGCCAGGCAATGCAGATGCACGAAAAAACACACGAGAATATCAAAACCATTCGTCCGCTGAAAGACGGTGTAATCGCCGACTTCCACGCTGCCGAAGAGATGATCCGTGGTATGATCAAGATGATCGACACTGGCCGTCGCTTGTTCCAGCCTTCGCACCGCATGGTAATTTGTATTCCGTCGGGTATTACGGAGGTGGAGAAACGTGCCGTACGTGACTCTGCGCAGCACGCCGGCGCTAAAGAAGTTTGGATGATCCAGGAGCCAATGGCAGCAGCTATCGGTATCGGTATTGACGTGGAGCAACCTATCGGTTCTATGATCGTGGATATCGGGGGTGGTACAACGGAGATCGCTGTAGTAGCTCTTTCTGGTATCGTTTGCGACCAGTCTATCCGTGTGGCCGGTGATGTGTTCACGAAAGATATTCTTGATTACATGCGCCGCCAGCACAACCTGCTGATCGGTGAGCGCTCTGCCGAGAAAATTAAAATTGAAGTTGGTGCCGCTCTTACAGAGATCGAGAACCCGCCAGCAGACTATGAAATCCGTGGCCGCGACCTGATGACTGGTATTCCTAAAGTTATCAAGGTTACTTACCAGGAGATCGCCATAGCTCTTGACAAATCAGTTTCTAAGATAGAAGAAGCGGTATTGAAGGCCCTGGAGATTGCTCCGCCTGAACTTTCTGCTGACATCTACGACAATGGTATACACCTGACAGGTGGTGGTGCATTGCTACGTGGTTTCGATAAGCGTCTGGCTGCCAAGACCAAGCTTCCTATTCACATCGCCGAAGATCCGTTAAGAGCGGTAGTGCGTGGCACAGGAGCTGCCATTAAAAATATCGAAGGCTTTAAAAACGTTCTGCTTACGTAA
- the purH gene encoding bifunctional phosphoribosylaminoimidazolecarboxamide formyltransferase/IMP cyclohydrolase produces the protein MQPVKIKSALISVYYKDRLEPLVELLKQHNVTIYSTGGTQAFLEEQGAEVVAVEDLTAYPSIFGGRVKTLHPKVFGGILHRRDNDSDIAEREKFEIPPIDLVIVDLYPFEETVASGASEADIIEKIDIGGISLIRAAAKNFKDVLIVSSREQYDEVVTLLQEKNGATELEDRKRFAAKAFDVSSHYDTHIFNYINGNAEEQPFKQSIREATPLRYGENPHQKGTFYGKLDELFEQLNGKQLSYNNLVDVDAAVALAAEFDEPVVAILKHTNACGCATGETIKEAYLNALSSDPVSAFGGVIIANRSIDIAAAEELNKLFFEVLIAPAFNNDALELLKTKKNRILLKQNNVELPKKQFKTLLNGVIEQDKDLKTETEADFKTATKREPTAEEKRALVFAAKVCKHTKSNTIVLATDKMMFSSGVGQTSRVDALRQAIEKANSFGFDLSKTVMASDAFFPFPDCVEIADKAGIKAVVQPGGSIKDQDSIDYCDAHGMAMVMTGVRHFKH, from the coding sequence ATGCAACCAGTTAAAATCAAATCGGCACTTATTTCAGTTTACTACAAAGACCGCCTGGAGCCACTCGTGGAGCTCCTGAAACAGCACAATGTTACGATTTACTCTACAGGCGGCACGCAGGCTTTCCTGGAAGAGCAGGGCGCTGAGGTAGTAGCCGTAGAAGACCTGACCGCTTACCCATCTATTTTCGGTGGCCGTGTTAAAACGCTTCACCCTAAAGTGTTCGGAGGCATCTTGCATCGTCGCGATAACGACAGCGATATTGCAGAGCGTGAAAAATTTGAGATCCCGCCAATAGACTTGGTTATAGTTGACCTTTATCCTTTTGAAGAAACCGTAGCATCCGGCGCTTCGGAAGCAGATATAATTGAAAAGATTGATATTGGAGGTATTTCCCTGATTCGTGCTGCTGCCAAGAACTTTAAAGACGTGCTGATTGTGTCGTCAAGAGAGCAGTATGATGAGGTGGTGACTTTGCTGCAGGAGAAAAATGGCGCTACTGAACTGGAAGACCGTAAACGCTTTGCTGCCAAGGCCTTCGATGTTTCGTCGCACTATGATACCCACATCTTTAACTATATAAATGGTAATGCAGAAGAGCAGCCATTCAAGCAAAGTATACGCGAAGCTACTCCGCTCCGCTACGGCGAGAACCCGCACCAAAAGGGTACTTTCTACGGCAAACTCGACGAACTTTTTGAGCAACTAAACGGTAAGCAGCTTTCTTACAACAACCTGGTAGACGTGGATGCAGCCGTTGCCCTTGCCGCTGAGTTTGACGAACCGGTTGTAGCTATACTTAAACATACCAACGCCTGCGGTTGCGCTACCGGTGAAACTATAAAAGAAGCTTACCTTAATGCCCTGTCTTCTGATCCGGTGTCTGCCTTCGGTGGTGTAATTATCGCAAACAGAAGTATAGACATAGCTGCGGCTGAAGAGTTAAATAAGCTTTTCTTTGAAGTACTGATCGCGCCTGCCTTTAATAACGATGCCCTGGAGCTATTGAAGACCAAGAAAAACCGCATCCTGTTAAAGCAAAACAACGTGGAGCTGCCGAAAAAACAGTTCAAAACACTACTGAACGGCGTAATTGAGCAAGACAAAGATCTGAAAACCGAAACCGAAGCCGACTTTAAGACCGCTACCAAACGCGAACCAACTGCTGAAGAAAAAAGAGCACTGGTTTTTGCAGCTAAAGTTTGCAAGCACACAAAGTCTAATACTATAGTTTTAGCAACAGACAAAATGATGTTCTCCAGCGGTGTAGGCCAGACTTCACGTGTTGACGCTTTACGCCAGGCGATCGAAAAAGCGAACAGCTTCGGGTTTGACCTAAGCAAAACGGTAATGGCATCTGATGCCTTCTTCCCCTTCCCGGATTGCGTGGAGATTGCTGATAAAGCAGGTATAAAAGCAGTGGTACAACCAGGCGGTTCTATCAAAGACCAGGATTCTATTGACTACTGCGATGCACATGGTATGGCTATGGTCATGACTGGTGTTCGTCACTTTAAACATTAA
- the purN gene encoding phosphoribosylglycinamide formyltransferase: MEQPDKKNIVIFASGSGSNAQRLLEHFEHHPEIRVAALFSNNPKAYALKRAETYHVPALLFSRDEFYGTDKVLEKVKSFNPDLIVLAGFLWLVPQKFLQTFPDSIINIHPALLPKYGGKGMHGIHVHTAVVQAGDEQSGITIHRVNEEYDKGEFILQEYCPVHLDDTPEELAARVLQLEHKYLPEVVEKLLQKKDEL, encoded by the coding sequence TTGGAACAACCAGATAAGAAGAATATAGTCATTTTCGCTTCCGGATCGGGGAGCAATGCGCAGCGCCTGCTCGAGCACTTTGAGCACCACCCGGAAATACGTGTGGCCGCCCTGTTCTCTAACAACCCGAAAGCCTATGCCCTAAAAAGAGCCGAGACCTACCACGTCCCGGCTCTTTTGTTTTCCAGGGATGAGTTTTATGGCACCGACAAAGTACTGGAGAAGGTAAAATCCTTCAACCCTGACCTTATAGTGCTGGCTGGCTTTTTATGGCTGGTACCTCAGAAGTTTTTACAGACTTTCCCGGATAGCATTATCAACATACACCCTGCGCTGTTGCCAAAGTATGGCGGCAAAGGCATGCATGGCATACATGTGCACACAGCCGTGGTGCAGGCCGGTGACGAACAATCGGGCATAACCATACACCGCGTTAACGAAGAGTACGACAAAGGCGAATTTATACTTCAGGAATATTGCCCGGTACACCTTGATGATACACCGGAAGAACTTGCCGCGCGCGTACTACAGTTGGAACATAAATACCTGCCAGAAGTAGTAGAAAAGCTGCTACAGAAGAAAGACGAACTATAG
- a CDS encoding Cof-type HAD-IIB family hydrolase, with amino-acid sequence MKFRAICSDIDGTLLNKDRQLSQRTIYTFKQLNKNVPVILASSRMPSAMRHLQQELDILHHPLICFNGGYVIQFEEGKTEAIQLDSVQIPAAVCQSIYDFANGTNIHISLYEQDNWYAPAADYWADREERITKVSPKIAVLLPILERWHQTKTGAHKVMCMGPADEINALHQELAKNFADQVHAYRSKDTYLELAPRSISKATTLELLLKERFDIGMHEVMAFGDNYNDIDMLQAVGMGIAVGNARDEVKAVAKEITLPSIEDGVAVAIERYWK; translated from the coding sequence ATGAAATTTCGAGCAATCTGCAGTGATATAGACGGCACCTTACTAAACAAAGATCGTCAGCTATCGCAACGCACTATTTACACTTTCAAACAATTAAATAAAAACGTACCGGTTATACTTGCTTCATCGCGTATGCCTTCTGCCATGCGCCACCTGCAACAGGAACTTGATATTCTGCATCACCCGCTGATTTGCTTTAATGGCGGCTATGTTATTCAATTCGAGGAAGGTAAAACAGAAGCTATTCAACTGGATTCGGTACAGATACCTGCGGCTGTTTGCCAGTCCATTTATGATTTTGCGAACGGCACCAATATACACATCAGCCTCTACGAGCAGGATAACTGGTATGCGCCCGCCGCTGATTACTGGGCCGACCGTGAAGAGCGCATCACAAAAGTATCTCCTAAAATAGCAGTACTGTTGCCTATACTTGAGAGATGGCATCAAACAAAAACCGGAGCGCATAAAGTAATGTGTATGGGGCCCGCCGATGAGATTAATGCGCTGCACCAGGAATTGGCTAAAAACTTTGCTGACCAAGTGCACGCTTACCGCTCTAAAGACACTTACCTGGAGTTAGCACCGCGTTCCATTTCTAAAGCTACTACCCTGGAGCTGTTACTAAAAGAACGTTTCGATATAGGTATGCACGAAGTAATGGCCTTCGGCGACAACTATAACGACATTGATATGCTGCAGGCTGTAGGAATGGGCATAGCCGTAGGTAACGCCCGCGACGAAGTAAAAGCCGTGGCAAAAGAAATTACGCTACCAAGTATAGAAGACGGGGTGGCAGTAGCCATTGAAAGATACTGGAAGTAA
- a CDS encoding PaaI family thioesterase, with the protein MNNRVSTADEFKALVASPAKFRLFMLAKLPMAYMADLRITSLTNERATVTIPYKYLNKNPFNSIYFACLSMAAELSTGALCMMHTYKADPAVSMLVTHVDADFTKKAVGKITFMCEDGRRIMEAAEHTKLTGEGVTITATSIGLDEKGDQVAEFRFTWSLKAKSKLLV; encoded by the coding sequence ATGAATAACAGAGTTTCTACAGCAGATGAATTTAAAGCCCTTGTGGCTTCTCCGGCAAAGTTTCGCCTGTTTATGCTTGCCAAATTACCGATGGCTTACATGGCCGACCTGCGCATAACCTCCTTAACTAACGAGCGTGCTACTGTTACCATCCCTTACAAATACCTGAACAAGAACCCGTTTAACTCTATCTACTTTGCATGTCTGAGCATGGCCGCAGAACTCTCAACTGGCGCACTCTGCATGATGCATACATACAAAGCCGACCCTGCTGTTTCGATGCTGGTGACCCATGTGGACGCAGACTTCACTAAAAAAGCTGTAGGTAAGATTACGTTTATGTGCGAGGATGGCAGGCGGATAATGGAAGCCGCAGAACACACTAAACTAACCGGCGAAGGCGTAACAATAACAGCCACAAGTATAGGTCTCGATGAAAAAGGAGATCAGGTTGCAGAATTTAGGTTTACATGGTCGCTAAAAGCAAAAAGCAAGCTGTTGGTATAG
- a CDS encoding geranylgeranylglycerol-phosphate geranylgeranyltransferase has protein sequence MKAFLNLIRFPNLVLIVLSQALAQACLLAPGINWSKVLEPGFGLLSFSTVLIAAAGYIINDYYDVKIDAINKPGKLVVGTAVRRRHAMFAHLLFSLAGIAIGFWLSLSIGLINTGAVMLLWGYSARLKKLPLTGNIVTALLSASMLLVVAVYDNSLNRITLSYALFAFLISLIREIIKDMEDVKGDASFECRTLPILLGIRKTKLVLYPIIAIFQAFLIVVVLHSRTSFILDGYMLLLVLLPAIWLTIKLTRADRKRDFSYLSNLNKFIMLTGILSMVLVG, from the coding sequence GTGAAAGCTTTCCTAAACCTTATCCGCTTCCCAAATCTGGTGCTTATCGTGTTGAGTCAGGCGCTGGCACAAGCATGCTTATTAGCACCAGGCATAAACTGGTCTAAAGTACTGGAGCCCGGGTTTGGTCTGCTTTCATTTTCTACAGTACTCATTGCAGCAGCAGGCTATATCATAAATGACTATTATGATGTAAAAATTGATGCGATTAACAAGCCTGGTAAATTGGTTGTTGGCACTGCTGTTCGCCGCAGACATGCCATGTTTGCGCACCTGCTCTTTTCATTGGCAGGTATAGCCATAGGTTTCTGGTTAAGTCTTTCTATCGGGTTAATTAATACAGGAGCTGTAATGCTGTTGTGGGGCTATTCTGCTCGATTAAAAAAACTCCCCCTGACAGGAAATATAGTTACTGCGCTGCTTTCGGCAAGTATGCTCTTGGTAGTTGCAGTTTATGATAACAGCCTGAACCGTATTACCTTGAGCTATGCCTTGTTTGCCTTTCTTATTTCACTCATTCGGGAGATAATCAAAGATATGGAAGATGTAAAAGGCGATGCATCTTTTGAGTGCCGTACCTTACCCATACTACTGGGCATTCGTAAAACAAAGCTGGTGCTCTACCCTATCATTGCAATTTTCCAGGCCTTCCTGATCGTGGTGGTTTTACACAGTCGCACTTCTTTTATACTTGATGGTTATATGCTACTGTTGGTGTTGCTGCCAGCGATTTGGCTAACTATAAAACTTACCCGCGCTGACCGTAAACGTGATTTTTCTTACCTGAGCAACCTGAACAAATTCATTATGCTGACAGGTATATTATCGATGGTACTGGTAGGATAA
- a CDS encoding cold-shock protein — protein sequence MKTGKVKFFIESKGFGFITEDETNEDFFVHITGLNGLQIQQNDRVAFDTQEGKKGINAVNVKRI from the coding sequence ATGAAAACAGGAAAAGTAAAGTTTTTTATTGAGTCTAAAGGTTTTGGTTTCATTACCGAGGACGAAACAAATGAAGATTTCTTTGTGCACATCACAGGTCTTAACGGTCTGCAGATTCAGCAGAACGACCGCGTAGCTTTCGATACGCAGGAAGGCAAAAAAGGAATCAATGCTGTAAACGTGAAAAGAATCTAA
- a CDS encoding KdsC family phosphatase has product MSIIQPDLTRINTFIFDVDGVLTDGFLYVFADGEQVRAFNIKDGFAIKHAIRQGYKVAIISGKNEPGVRNRLEDLSIEDIFLGVEDKVDVFEDYLYMQGIHPATVAYMGDDMPDLEVMQRCGFRACPADAADDIKEISTFIATKDGGRGAVRELIEKIMKAQDTW; this is encoded by the coding sequence ATGTCAATCATTCAACCAGACCTAACCCGCATTAATACTTTTATTTTTGATGTAGACGGAGTACTAACTGACGGGTTTCTTTATGTTTTTGCTGACGGTGAGCAGGTGCGTGCTTTTAATATTAAAGATGGCTTTGCAATTAAACATGCTATCCGCCAGGGCTACAAAGTTGCTATTATCTCAGGCAAAAACGAGCCAGGCGTACGTAACCGCCTCGAAGATCTAAGTATAGAGGACATATTTTTAGGTGTGGAGGACAAAGTAGATGTTTTTGAAGATTACCTGTACATGCAAGGCATTCATCCGGCCACAGTAGCTTATATGGGCGACGACATGCCCGATCTTGAAGTAATGCAGCGCTGTGGCTTTCGTGCCTGCCCTGCCGATGCCGCCGACGACATAAAAGAAATCAGCACATTTATCGCTACAAAAGACGGGGGTCGTGGAGCTGTACGGGAGCTGATCGAGAAGATTATGAAAGCACAAGATACCTGGTAA
- the iscX gene encoding Fe-S cluster assembly protein IscX, with amino-acid sequence MSYEPPMTWSDHEDIAMALYEKFGDDFTESKIYRIRFTELLDWVLSLPNFVGKREEANEGHLEQIQAAWVYEWRDNQD; translated from the coding sequence ATGAGCTACGAACCACCAATGACGTGGAGCGACCACGAAGATATAGCCATGGCACTTTACGAAAAGTTCGGCGATGATTTCACTGAATCAAAGATTTACCGCATCCGCTTTACAGAACTGCTGGACTGGGTACTTTCTTTACCAAATTTTGTTGGTAAACGTGAAGAGGCTAACGAAGGGCACCTGGAGCAGATACAGGCTGCCTGGGTTTATGAGTGGCGCGACAACCAGGATTAA
- a CDS encoding 2Fe-2S iron-sulfur cluster-binding protein, whose product MKVVNITFKFADGSPDQTHPAVEGESVLDVALNNDIKLQHNCGGVCGCSTCHVYVEAGMDDLPEISDKEEDYIDRAVDPRINSRLGCQCVVQGNEDIVVTIPEQDFLGH is encoded by the coding sequence ATGAAAGTTGTAAATATAACATTTAAGTTTGCTGATGGCTCCCCGGACCAGACACACCCCGCCGTAGAAGGTGAATCGGTGCTGGACGTAGCTCTCAACAACGATATTAAATTACAGCATAACTGTGGTGGTGTTTGTGGTTGCAGTACCTGCCATGTATATGTAGAAGCCGGAATGGACGACCTGCCGGAGATTTCTGATAAGGAAGAAGATTACATTGACCGCGCTGTAGATCCGAGAATTAATTCCAGGCTGGGCTGCCAGTGCGTGGTACAAGGCAACGAAGATATTGTTGTAACTATACCGGAGCAGGACTTCCTGGGCCACTAA
- a CDS encoding Rossmann-like and DUF2520 domain-containing protein codes for MNIAIVGAGNVAWHLSFALQQAGHSIKVVYSRTMAHGEELASQLKGTTAVTSLDFSSTPMQVILIAVPDAALTEVAASLKVQPGTIVAHTSGSQPITTLVSIPGAKPAVFYPLQTFTKNAPVNMQEVPILIEADTKETTALLEQLAKSISQQVELVNSDKRKQLHLAAVFACNFTNHLLGISQELLQNADLPANLLQPLIHETIKKASAHHPFTVQTGPAVRHDQNVVEEHLRLLQPFPQLQSIYQQLTQSIQAAKANPDSLGKYQ; via the coding sequence ATGAATATAGCTATAGTTGGAGCAGGAAATGTAGCTTGGCACTTATCTTTTGCCTTGCAGCAGGCAGGACATAGTATAAAAGTAGTTTATAGCAGAACTATGGCTCACGGTGAAGAGCTGGCCTCTCAACTAAAGGGCACAACAGCTGTAACCTCATTAGACTTTAGCTCAACACCTATGCAAGTTATACTAATTGCCGTACCAGATGCCGCACTCACTGAAGTAGCAGCCTCTCTTAAAGTACAGCCTGGTACAATTGTAGCGCACACTTCCGGCTCGCAGCCAATTACAACTTTAGTAAGTATCCCAGGAGCAAAACCAGCTGTATTTTACCCGCTACAAACCTTCACTAAAAATGCACCTGTAAACATGCAGGAAGTACCTATACTTATAGAAGCCGATACCAAAGAAACGACGGCATTGTTGGAGCAACTAGCCAAAAGCATTAGCCAGCAGGTAGAACTGGTTAATTCTGATAAAAGGAAGCAGTTACACCTCGCTGCCGTATTTGCCTGCAACTTTACAAACCACCTGTTGGGAATCAGCCAAGAGCTTTTACAGAATGCCGATCTACCAGCTAACCTGCTACAGCCACTCATCCACGAAACTATAAAAAAGGCCAGTGCACATCACCCGTTTACAGTACAAACCGGACCAGCCGTACGCCACGATCAGAATGTAGTTGAAGAGCACCTTCGTCTTTTACAACCTTTTCCGCAACTGCAAAGCATATATCAGCAGCTTACCCAAAGTATACAGGCAGCTAAAGCTAACCCTGATTCATTAGGCAAGTACCAGTAA